A stretch of the Lolium perenne isolate Kyuss_39 chromosome 3, Kyuss_2.0, whole genome shotgun sequence genome encodes the following:
- the LOC127341414 gene encoding rust resistance kinase Lr10-like, whose amino-acid sequence MTMYRSCVVQFANFMFSVYPATSSMATLIVLLLIVATALYLSLKTNYNKEIHLKVEMFLKTYGTSKPTRYTFSEVKKIARRFKVKVGQGGFGSVYKGELPNGVPVAVKVLENSTGEGEVFINEVATIGLIHHANIVRLVGFCSEGTRRALLYEFMPNDSLEKYIFSNDSNVYQDLLVPEKMLDIALGIARGMEYLHQGCNQRILHFDIKPHNILLDYNFTPKISDFGLAKLCARDQSIVTLTAARGTMGYIAPELYSRNFGGVSYKSDVYSFGMLVLEMVSGRRNSDQGLDSQNEVYLPEWIYEKVITGQDSVLTREMTEEEKVKMRQLAIVALWCIQWNPKNRPSMTNVVNMLTGRLQNLQIPPKPFVSSETYPVQ is encoded by the coding sequence ATGACCATGTACAGATCTTGTGTTGTGCAATTTGCTAATTTCATGTTCTCTGTTTATCCAGCAACATCATCAATGGCCACATTAATTGTTCTTCTCTTGATAGTGGCCACTGCACTGTATCTTTCACTCAAGACAAATTATAACAAAGAGATACATTTGAAAGTTGAAATGTTTCTCAAAACATATGGCACGTCAAAACCCACGAGATACACCTTCTCTGAAGTTAAGAAGATAGCCAGACGATTTAAAGTAAAAGTAGGGCAGGGAGGATTTGGAAGCGTATATAAAGGCGAGCTACCAAATGGAGTGCCTGTAGCAGTCAAGGTGTTGGAGAACTCTACAGGAGAGGGAGAAGTATTCATCAATGAAGTTGCAACCATCGGACTAATCCACCATGCCAATATTGTCCGCCTCGTGGGCTTTTGCTCTGAGGGGACGAGACGGGCTCTTCTCTATGAATTCATGCCTAATGATTCGCTGGAGAAATACATATTCTCCAATGATTCTAATGTTTATCAAGATCTCCTAGTACCTGAAAAAATGCTAGACATTGCATTGGGCATCGCCAGAGGAATGGAGTACCTGCACCAAGGATGCAACCAGCGCATCCTTCACTTTGACATCAAGCCACACAATATCTTGCTGGATTACAACTTTACTCCGAAAATCTCAGACTTTGGCCTTGCAAAACTGTGCGCCAGGGATCAAAGTATTGTCACCTTAACCGCAGCAAGAGGTACTATGGGATACATTGCACCAGAGCTATATTctcgcaactttgggggcgtatcCTACAAGTCAGATGTATATAGCTTTGGTATGCTAGTGTTGGAAATGGTGAGTGGAAGGAGGAACTCAGACCAAGGTCTTGACAGCCAGAATGAGGTTTACCTCCCGGAGTGGATCTATGAGAAAGTAATCACTGGCCAGGACTCAGTACTTACAAGGGAAATGACGGAGGAAGAGAAAGTAAAGATGAGACAGCTGGCCATCGTGGCACTGTGGTGCATCCAGTGGAACCCAAAGAACCGGCCCTCAATGACAAATGTGGTAAATATGTTAACAGGGAGGTTGCAGAATCTACAGATACCACCAAAGCCTTTTGTTTCATCTGAAACATACCCTGTGCAGTAA
- the LOC139837865 gene encoding LEAF RUST 10 DISEASE-RESISTANCEUS RECEPTOR-LIKE PROTEIN KINASE-like 2.4 has protein sequence MAYTGAFHCSIAFQAFMVLFVLSVFAADVKGGDGCPHFSCGHLRHVRSPFRRRGDPRECGSQSHELVCSDSKAKILITNTAYYVATINYTSSSFWVLNANLDTNSSCPLPYYSFPRNGITNSDGFVDFYTPANWACFVNCSRAIANNSWYKSVACLSANNSHVYVLAGSYSCTIEYLQPSCRSLNIIPFGGKSHISNPELQNASYHHIMEFIRMGFMVEFPFHRSRPFSRVDIIDKCVNNSTSYFKKLISDPIVMHWFRAIFFTGNQFISCLYPYDGYPISHELYLSSETIIYSIDVLKFLFGLCRFVLAPLAVLIFLAHKYWKTRIIIDAVEKFLRMQQMIGPVRYAYTDITAITGHFRDKLGQGGYGSVYKGVLLPGDVHVAVKMLEGNSNCNGEDFISEVSTLGRIHHVNVVRLVGFCSEEMRRALVYEYMPEGSLDKYIFSAEKIFSWDKLIEIALGIARGINYLHQGCEMQIVHFDIKPHNILLDGNFVPKVADFGLAKLYPKNNSFVPLSVLRGTVGYIAPEMISRSFGVISSKSDVYSFGMLLLEMAGGRRNSDPNAVNSSQAYYPSWVYDQLKKQEVREDEISTAASEMHELERKLCLVGLCCIQMKSHNRPTMSDVIDMLEGGVDGMEVPSRPFFCDDEDADITDSYRFFSEVTAISEEEVSEDIHTCN, from the exons ATGGCTTACACTGGTGCATTTCATTGTTCCATTGCCTTTCAAGCCTTTATGGTCCTATTTGTGCTTTCAGTTTTTGCAGCAGATGTCAAGGGAGGAGATGGATGCCCGCATTTCTCTTGCGGTCATCTCCGACATGTCCGGTCTCCTTTCCGCCGGCGAGGTGATCCACGTGAGTGCGGCTCTCAATCACATGAGCTGGTTTGCAGCGATAGTAAGGCTAAAATTCTCATCACCAATACAGCATACTATGTGGCTACCATCAACTACACCAGTTCGTCTTTCTGGGTTTTGAACGCCAACTTGGATACAAACAGCAGCTGCCCTCTTCCTTACTACTCTTTCCCACGGAATGGAATAACTAATTCAGATGGCTTTGTGGATTTCTATACTCCTGCCAATTGGGCTTGCTTTGTTAATTGTTCGCGAGCAATAGCGAATAATAGTTGGTACAAATCTGTTGCTTGCCTGAGTGCAAACAATTCACATGTTTATGTCCTGGCTGGCTCGTATTCGTGCACGATCGAATATCTCCAACCTTCTTGTCGAAGCTTGAACATAATTCCCTTTGGTGGGAAATCGCATATCTCCAACCCAGAGCTACAGAATGCAagttatcatcatatcatggaaTTCATAAGGATGGGATTTATGGTTGAGTTTCCTTTTCATCGTAGTAGACCTTTCTCGAGGGTTGATATTATCGACAAATGCGTGAACAACTCAACAAG TTACTTCAAGAAGCTTATCTCTGATCCAATAGTGATGCACTGGTTTCGTGCTATTTTCTTTACGGGAAATCAATTCATAAGCTGTTTATATCCTTATGATGGTTACCCAATATCACATGAGCTATATTTGAGTTCTGAAACCATAATATATTCTATTGATGTCCTCAAGTTCCTTTTTG GTCTCTGCAGATTTGTCTTGGCACCCTTGGCTGTATTAATATTCCTTGCCCACAAGTACTGGAAAACAAGGATCATAATTGATGCAGTTGAAAAGTTCCTCCGGATGCAACAAATGATCGGCCCAGTAAGGTACGCCTACACAGACATCACTGCAATCACCGGCCATTTCAGAGATAAATTGGGCCAAGGGGGCTACGGCTCCGTGTACAAGGGAGTGCTACTCCCAGGCGATGTTCATGTCGCGGTCAAGATGCTAGAGGGTAACTCCAATTGTAATGGAGAAGATTTCATCAGTGAGGTCTCCACACTCGGCAGGATTCACCATGTCAATGTGGTTCGTTTAGTGGGGTTCTGCTCCGAGGAAATGAGGAGGGCGCTAGTCTATGAGTACATGCCTGAAGGTTCTCTTGACAAGTACATTTTTTCCGCCGAGAAGATTTTCTCTTGGGACAAGCTCATTGAGATTGCTTTGGGCATTGCCAGGGGGATCAACTACCTCCACCAGGGATGCGAGATGCAAATTGTACACTTTGACATCAAGCCACACAACATTCTTCTTGATGGAAATTTTGTCCCCAAAGTTGCTGATTTCGGTCTCGCCAAACTTTACCCGAAGAATAATAGTTTTGTTCCACTGAGTGTCCTACGGGGAACTGTCGGGTACATAGCTCCTGAGATGATATCCCGAAGCTTTGGCGTCATATCGAGCAAATCCGATGTTTACAGCTTCGGGATGCTGCTGCTGGAGATGGCTGGAGGACGTAGGAATTCTGACCCGAATGCAGTGAACTCAAGCCAGGCATACTATCCGTCATGGGTGTATGACCAGCTAAAGAAGCAAGAAGTGAGAGAGGATGAGATATCTACTGCAGCGTCTGAGATGCATGAGTTGGAGAGGAAGTTGTGTCTTGTTGGGCTTTGCTGCATCCAGATGAAGTCCCACAACCGGCCGACGATGAGCGATGTCATAGACATGCTTGAAGGTGGCGTCGACGGCATGGAGGTGCCTTCCAGGCCATTTTTCTGTGATGATGAGGACGCCGATATAACAGATTCTTACCGTTTCTTCTCGGAGGTTACTGCCATCTCCGAGGAGGAGGTGAGCGAAGACATACATACATGCAACTGA
- the LOC127341412 gene encoding rust resistance kinase Lr10, which produces MCKLLVTAFLLSLINHGTGLAMAWDDQDFFRYCPPSKCSKHGPEIRFPFRLEASNTSCGRPCMELVCSGKDTILVHPLLGPCKVIHIYYSRLVIKLIPLAALSPCPLQNIISKTIPIQMAYEVPSYQHLCDIYLYPATYVIVVYCSRELTPSIDAAGPISCLSNATHLLYLLSSYLPMTDLPMSCEVVSDGLVQLPYMSHEDGSTTTLNTSVERFLESEEMALRWEHSWDCYDCEDKGGRCAFSSQRNQTFCMPRGSRIKVIAATSSVATLIVLLLILATALYLSLKTNYNKEIHFKVEMFLKTYGTSKPTRYTFSEVKKISRRFKLKVGQGGFGSVYKGELPNGVPVAVKVLENSTGEGEVFINEVATIGLIHHANIVRLLGFCSEGTRRALLYEFMPNESLEKYIFSRESHVFQDLLVPQKMLDIALGIARGMEYLHQGCNQRILHFDIKPHNILLDYNFTPKISDFGLAKLCARDQSIVTLTAARGTMGYIAPELYSRNFGGVSYKSDVYSFGMLVLEMVSGRRNSDQGIDSQNEVYLPEWIYEKVTTGQDSVLTRELTEEEKVKMRQLAIVALWCIQWNPKNRPSMTNVVNMLTGKLQNLQIPPKPFVSSET; this is translated from the exons ATGTGCAAACTCCTTGTCACAGCCTTCCTACTTTCTCTTATCAACCACGGAACTGGCTTGGCCATGGCGTGGGACGATCAAGATTTTTTCAGGTACTGTCCTCCGTCCAAGTGCAGCAAACATGGCCCAGAGATTAGGTTTCCTTTCCGGCTCGAGGCCAGCAATACATCATGCGGCAGGCCCTGCATGGAGTTAGTGTGCTCCGGCAAAGACACCATCCTAGTTCACCCACTTCTTGGCCCATGCAAAGTAATCCACATATATTACAGTCGTCTTGTCATTAAACTCATCCCGCTTGCAGCCTTGTCTCCCTGTCCGCTCCAGAATATTATCTCCAAAACCATCCCAATTCAAATGGCCTATGAAGTGCCCTCGTACCAACACCTTTGTGACATATATCTATATCCTGCGACGTATGTAATCGTTGTATATTGCTCGCGAGAGTTAACACCAAGCATTGATGCTGCCGGGCCAATCTCCTGCCTTAGTAACGCAACTCACTTATTGTATTTGTTGTCTAGTTATCTACCCATGACAGATCTTCCAATGAGCTGTGAGGTCGTCTCAGACGGCCTAGTCCAGTTACCTTATATGAGTCATGAAGACGGCTCAACAACTACGCTCAATACAAGTGTGGAAAGATTCCTCGAATCAGAAGAGATGGCACTGAGATGGGAACATTCATGGGATTGCTATGACTGTGAAGACAAGGGGGGACGGTGTGCATTCAGCTCGCAAAGGAATCAAACATTCTGCATGCCGCGTG GTTCACGCATCAAAGTCATTGCAG caacatcatcagtggCCACATTAATTGTTCTTCTCTTGATACTGGCCACTGCACTGTATCTTTCACTGAAGACAAATTATAACAAAGAGATACATTTCAAAGTTGAAATGTTTCTCAAAACATATGGCACGTCGAAACCAACGAGGTACACCTTCTCTGAAGTTAAGAAGATATCCAGAAGATTTAAGTTAAAAGTAGGGCAGGGAGGATTTGGAAGCGTATATAAAGGCGAGCTACCAAATGGAGTGCCTGTAGCAGTCAAGGTGTTGGAGAACTCTACAGGAGAGGGAGAAGTATTCATCAATGAAGTTGCAACAATCGGACTAATCCACCACGCCAATATTGTCCGCCTCCTGGGCTTTTGCTCTGAAGGGACGAGACGGGCTCTTCTCTACGAATTCATGCCTAATGAGTCGCTGGAGAAATACATATTCTCACGTGAGTCTCATGTTTTCCAAGATCTACTAGTACCTCAGAAAATGCTAGACATTGCATTAGGCATCGCCAGAGGAATGGAGTACCTACACCAAGGATGCAACCAGCGCATCCTTCACTTTGACATCAAGCCACACAACATCTTGCTGGACTACAACTTTACTCCGAAAATCTCAGACTTTGGCCTTGCAAAACTGTGCGCCAGGGATCAAAGTATAGTCACCTTAACTGCAGCAAGAGGTACTATGGGATACATTGCACCAGAGCTATATTCTCGTAACTTTGGGGGTGTATCCTACAAGTCAGATGTATATAGCTTTGGTATGCTAGTGTTGGAAATGGTGAGTGGAAGGAGGAACTCAGACCAAGGTATTGACAGCCAGAATGAGGTTTACCTCCCGGAGTGGATCTATGAGAAAGTAACCACTGGCCAGGACTCAGTGCTTACAAGGGAACTGACGGAGGAAGAGAAAGTAAAGATGAGACAGCTGGCCATCGTGGCACTGTGGTGCATCCAGTGGAACCCAAAGAACCGGCCCTCAATGACAAATGTGGTAAATATGTTAACAGGGAAGTTGCAGAATCTACAGATACCACCAAAGCCTTTTGTTTCATCTGAAACTTAG